One window from the genome of Phycisphaerales bacterium encodes:
- a CDS encoding DNA methyltransferase, with protein sequence MSERGPERGPQRAKPGPPRWQDVAGDPKVRPGKRPPMRPMTTTLWAYPSQHYDGAKTVQGDKTYTGGTPSWVIWQLLDRYTREGDVVLDPMCGGGTTLDVCADMGRKGIGYDLAPSRPDIKQSDARELPVKDASADFVFLDPPYSTHIDYSNHPDCIGKLDSSQAAYYEAMAGVFDEVYRVLKDRRYLAVYVSDSWRKQKGGPKGSGGGTFMPIGFELFAMLREAFRPIDVVCVVRRNAKLRQGNRHQAAARDNFFIRGFNYLLIFKKEA encoded by the coding sequence ATGAGCGAGCGCGGCCCCGAGCGAGGTCCACAACGAGCCAAGCCCGGGCCGCCCCGCTGGCAGGACGTCGCGGGCGACCCGAAGGTGCGCCCGGGCAAGCGTCCGCCCATGCGGCCCATGACGACCACGCTCTGGGCCTACCCGAGCCAGCACTACGACGGGGCCAAGACCGTCCAGGGCGACAAGACGTACACGGGCGGCACGCCGAGCTGGGTGATCTGGCAGCTGCTGGATAGGTACACGCGCGAGGGCGACGTGGTGCTCGACCCGATGTGCGGCGGCGGGACGACGCTGGACGTGTGCGCGGACATGGGGCGGAAGGGCATCGGCTACGACCTGGCGCCCAGCCGGCCGGACATCAAGCAAAGCGATGCCCGCGAGCTGCCGGTGAAGGACGCGTCGGCCGACTTCGTCTTCCTCGACCCGCCCTATTCGACGCACATCGACTACAGCAACCACCCCGACTGCATCGGCAAGCTCGATTCGAGCCAGGCGGCCTACTACGAGGCGATGGCGGGGGTCTTCGACGAGGTGTACCGCGTCTTGAAGGACCGGCGGTACCTGGCGGTCTACGTTAGCGACTCGTGGCGGAAGCAGAAGGGTGGACCGAAAGGGAGCGGGGGAGGCACCTTCATGCCCATCGGCTTCGAGCTGTTCGCCATGCTGCGGGAGGCCTTCCGGCCGATCGACGTCGTCTGCGTCGTCCGCCGGAACGCGAAGCTGCGGCAGGGCAACCGCCACCAGGCGGCGGCCCGGGACAATTTCTTCATCCGCGGCTTCAACTACCTGCTGATTTTCAAGAAAGAAGCCTGA
- a CDS encoding proline dehydrogenase family protein, with protein sequence MAIFSRKQPRPITPDAARPSGANGYATPDNGHAGDPIDPAIAAIGSDMLARARKHKAGLLSKSFYSDKLMDWSMRDHGFKVEMFRFVDTFPVLTTSDMVHEHLVDYLGQDHVTMPPGMDLGLKAGSLAKGLMTKTISGQIEGMGKKFIAGTDAQSALPGLKKLWDNGIAFSVDLLGEACVSDEEADAYKAKYLDLVENLPEDVSGWKKNDRLERDHLGGIPRTNVSIKISSLSAKCDPIDTAGAINDLMTRIVPILERARDTGVFVNFDMEHFALKDLTLELFFRCCEAVDFHAGLAMQAYLKSGVADAQRVSEWAQRTGRIVTVRLVKGAYWDSETIHAEQEGWPCPVWNAKWQTDQCFEDMCKVFLDHCPVAPEASGMGPTHLESGSGGVKLALGSHNVRSIAAALAYSDSKGLPRTAIELQMLHGMADQLKHASSDMGLRIREYVPVGEMIPGMAYLVRRLLENTSNESWLKAGFLDEADEKTLLARPAPRPGDPTAIDDLYKMAAERHHLSNADPGVGDGKAFTTEPLRDFSRKDVRERFAKAVQAASVPAVANDRTPEQASEIVAKAERAFPAWREADPRKRAAVLVRAAQAMRERRDELSGIIIKENGKDWRNADADVAEAIDFCEYYARQAVALFDRHRLGRFIGELDETWYQPRGVAVVISPWNFPLAIACGMTTAALVTGNTVILKPAEQTPAIAKVCFDILKHALDAEFGGAHEGALHFCPAPGETTGAALVRDPRVSLLCFTGSKAVGLDIIKAAGVTPEEQQHVKKVVCEMGGKNAIIVDSSADLDEAVLGTRLSAFGFQGQKCSACSRCIIVDPQGPTGEHTQTFIRRLVASTNSLVVGDPTRPGTDVGPVIDEEAAGNMRRHIETAKKEGLTLELAMQAPEGLEQSVGKPYVAPHIFSGVTPDRTLARQEVFGPVLAIMHAKTYDEALKIANDHPYKLTGGVFTRKPTHIEKAKRDFRVGNLYINRGITGALVARQPFGGFGMSGVGSKAGGVDYLLQFVEPRASCENTMRRGFAPEL encoded by the coding sequence ATGGCCATCTTCAGCCGCAAGCAGCCCCGCCCCATCACCCCCGACGCCGCCCGGCCCAGTGGCGCCAACGGCTACGCGACGCCCGACAACGGCCACGCCGGCGACCCGATCGACCCGGCCATCGCCGCCATCGGCTCCGACATGCTCGCCCGCGCGCGCAAGCACAAGGCCGGCCTGCTCAGCAAGAGCTTCTACTCCGACAAGCTCATGGACTGGTCCATGCGCGATCATGGTTTTAAGGTCGAGATGTTCCGCTTCGTCGACACCTTCCCCGTGCTGACGACCAGCGACATGGTCCACGAGCATTTGGTGGATTACCTGGGCCAGGACCACGTCACCATGCCCCCCGGCATGGACCTGGGCCTCAAGGCCGGCAGCCTCGCCAAGGGCCTGATGACCAAGACGATCTCCGGGCAGATCGAGGGCATGGGCAAGAAGTTCATCGCCGGCACCGATGCGCAGAGCGCGCTGCCGGGGCTCAAGAAGCTCTGGGATAACGGCATCGCCTTCAGCGTCGACCTGCTGGGCGAGGCCTGCGTGAGCGACGAGGAGGCCGACGCGTACAAGGCCAAGTACCTGGACCTCGTCGAGAACCTGCCCGAGGACGTGAGCGGCTGGAAGAAGAACGACCGCCTCGAACGCGACCACCTGGGCGGCATCCCGCGCACGAACGTCTCGATCAAGATCAGCAGCCTGAGCGCCAAGTGCGACCCGATCGATACCGCTGGCGCCATCAACGACCTGATGACCAGGATCGTGCCCATCCTGGAGCGCGCCCGCGACACCGGCGTGTTCGTCAACTTCGACATGGAGCACTTTGCGCTGAAGGACCTCACGCTCGAGCTGTTCTTCAGGTGCTGCGAAGCCGTCGACTTCCACGCCGGGCTGGCCATGCAGGCCTACCTCAAGAGCGGCGTCGCCGATGCGCAGCGCGTGAGCGAGTGGGCGCAGCGGACTGGCCGCATCGTCACGGTGCGCCTGGTCAAAGGCGCGTACTGGGACAGCGAGACGATCCATGCCGAGCAGGAGGGCTGGCCCTGCCCGGTCTGGAACGCCAAGTGGCAGACGGACCAGTGCTTCGAGGACATGTGCAAGGTGTTCCTCGACCACTGCCCCGTCGCGCCCGAGGCGAGCGGCATGGGCCCGACGCACCTCGAGAGCGGCTCGGGCGGCGTCAAATTGGCGCTTGGAAGCCATAATGTTCGCTCCATCGCCGCCGCGCTCGCGTACAGCGATTCCAAGGGCCTGCCGCGCACCGCCATTGAGCTCCAGATGCTCCACGGCATGGCCGACCAGCTCAAGCACGCCTCGAGCGACATGGGCCTGCGCATCCGCGAGTACGTGCCCGTCGGCGAGATGATCCCCGGCATGGCCTACCTCGTTCGCCGCCTGCTCGAGAACACCAGCAACGAGAGCTGGCTCAAGGCCGGCTTCCTCGACGAGGCCGACGAGAAGACGCTGCTCGCCCGACCCGCCCCTCGCCCGGGCGACCCGACGGCCATCGACGACCTCTACAAGATGGCCGCCGAGCGCCACCACCTGAGCAACGCCGATCCCGGCGTCGGCGACGGCAAGGCCTTCACCACCGAGCCGCTTCGCGACTTCTCACGCAAGGACGTCCGCGAGCGCTTCGCCAAGGCCGTACAGGCCGCCAGCGTCCCCGCCGTCGCCAACGACCGCACGCCCGAGCAGGCATCCGAGATAGTCGCCAAGGCGGAGCGAGCCTTCCCCGCCTGGCGCGAAGCCGACCCGCGCAAGCGCGCCGCCGTGCTCGTGCGCGCGGCCCAGGCGATGCGCGAGCGCCGCGATGAGCTCAGCGGCATCATCATCAAGGAGAACGGCAAGGACTGGCGCAACGCCGACGCCGACGTGGCCGAGGCCATCGACTTCTGCGAGTACTACGCCCGCCAGGCCGTCGCCCTCTTCGACCGCCACCGCCTCGGCCGCTTCATCGGCGAGCTCGACGAGACCTGGTACCAGCCCCGCGGCGTCGCCGTCGTGATCTCGCCCTGGAACTTTCCCCTCGCGATCGCCTGCGGCATGACCACCGCCGCGCTCGTCACGGGCAACACGGTGATCCTGAAGCCCGCCGAGCAGACGCCCGCGATCGCGAAGGTCTGCTTCGACATCTTGAAGCACGCCCTCGACGCCGAGTTCGGCGGCGCGCACGAGGGGGCCTTGCACTTCTGCCCTGCCCCCGGCGAGACAACGGGTGCCGCCCTCGTCCGCGACCCGCGCGTGTCGCTGCTGTGCTTTACCGGCAGCAAGGCGGTGGGCCTGGACATCATCAAGGCCGCCGGCGTCACGCCCGAGGAACAGCAGCACGTCAAGAAGGTCGTCTGCGAGATGGGCGGCAAGAACGCCATCATCGTCGACAGCAGCGCCGACCTCGACGAGGCCGTGCTCGGAACACGCCTCAGCGCCTTCGGCTTCCAGGGACAGAAGTGCAGCGCGTGCAGCCGGTGCATCATCGTCGATCCGCAGGGCCCGACCGGCGAGCACACGCAGACCTTCATCCGCCGACTCGTCGCCAGCACCAACTCGCTGGTCGTCGGCGACCCGACTAGGCCCGGCACCGACGTCGGCCCGGTCATCGACGAAGAGGCCGCCGGCAACATGCGTCGGCACATCGAGACGGCCAAGAAAGAAGGCCTCACCCTCGAACTGGCGATGCAGGCCCCCGAAGGCCTCGAACAAAGCGTCGGCAAGCCCTACGTCGCCCCCCACATTTTCAGCGGCGTCACGCCCGACAGGACGCTCGCCCGCCAGGAGGTCTTCGGCCCCGTCCTCGCCATCATGCACGCGAAGACCTACGACGAGGCCCTGAAGATCGCCAACGACCACCCGTACAAGCTCACCGGCGGCGTCTTCACCCGCAAGCCCACGCACATCGAGAAGGCCAAGCGCGACTTCCGCGTGGGCAACCTCTACATCAACCGAGGCATCACCGGCGCCCTCGTCGCCCGCCAGCCCTTCGGCGGCTTCGGCATGTCGGGCGTGGGCAGCAAGGCCGGCGGCGTCGACTACCTGCTCCAGTTCGTCGAGCCCCGCGCGAGCTGCGAGAACACCATGCGCCGCGGCTTCGCCCCCGAGCTCTGA
- a CDS encoding amidohydrolase family protein, translating to MRCAGIADARGTVRASDSLLVQTTGARSRRVLAIGTQDDVRDHPAWASAEHHELPGKVVAPALVNAHAHLDLTHIGPQPMGEGGFAAWIDMVRRGRLADDAAIAASVRSGVDMLLAGGTAAVGDIAGSVNGAPSLAPARVLDETGMSGVSYLEFFGLSADGSPGVDAALERAEAFNPESVRLGLSPHAPYSVSLGGYGRARGAGLPMCTHLAESPSERAMLGEATGPIRTFLEGLGQWTPEIAAQFGTGKSPVQFTAAVLEGVLTVHLNDLDEADIACLAQSGASAAYCPRASAYFGAPEAFGPHRYRDLLAAGVPVALGTDSVINLPAADIVPRGICVLDEARLLHHRDGTDPSSLLEMLYVHGPSILGLQEQLLRPDSKVLGLIAVESHQGDAARALVVSQGPISFL from the coding sequence GTGCGATGCGCAGGAATTGCCGACGCCCGCGGCACCGTGCGCGCAAGCGACAGCCTGCTCGTGCAAACGACAGGCGCGCGGTCCCGTCGGGTGCTCGCCATCGGCACGCAGGACGACGTTCGCGACCACCCCGCGTGGGCGTCCGCCGAACACCATGAGCTGCCGGGCAAGGTCGTCGCGCCGGCCCTGGTCAACGCCCACGCCCATCTCGACCTGACGCACATCGGCCCCCAGCCGATGGGCGAGGGCGGCTTCGCCGCGTGGATCGACATGGTGCGGCGCGGCCGACTCGCCGACGACGCGGCCATCGCCGCCAGCGTGCGCTCGGGTGTCGACATGCTGCTCGCCGGCGGCACGGCGGCCGTGGGGGACATCGCCGGTTCGGTGAACGGGGCGCCATCGCTCGCCCCGGCACGCGTCCTGGACGAGACCGGCATGTCGGGCGTCTCGTACCTCGAGTTCTTTGGGCTGTCGGCCGACGGCTCGCCCGGGGTGGACGCCGCGCTGGAGCGAGCAGAGGCCTTCAACCCCGAGTCCGTCCGGCTTGGCCTGAGCCCGCACGCGCCGTACTCGGTTTCTCTGGGGGGTTACGGCCGGGCACGTGGGGCGGGGTTGCCCATGTGCACGCACCTTGCCGAAAGCCCCTCCGAGCGTGCCATGCTCGGAGAGGCGACCGGGCCCATCCGCACCTTCCTCGAGGGCCTCGGGCAGTGGACCCCGGAGATCGCAGCCCAGTTCGGCACCGGCAAGAGCCCGGTGCAGTTCACCGCTGCTGTGCTCGAAGGCGTATTGACCGTCCACCTGAACGACCTGGACGAGGCCGACATCGCGTGCCTGGCCCAAAGCGGTGCCAGCGCCGCGTACTGCCCGCGGGCGTCGGCGTACTTCGGCGCGCCCGAGGCGTTCGGGCCGCATCGCTATCGAGACCTGCTTGCGGCAGGCGTGCCCGTGGCATTGGGCACCGATTCGGTCATCAACCTGCCGGCGGCGGACATCGTACCGCGCGGCATCTGCGTGCTCGATGAGGCGCGGCTGCTCCATCACCGCGATGGGACGGATCCGTCGTCCCTCCTCGAAATGCTGTACGTGCACGGACCCTCGATCCTTGGGCTGCAAGAGCAGTTGCTCCGGCCCGACTCCAAGGTCCTGGGCCTGATCGCCGTTGAGAGCCATCAGGGCGATGCCGCACGGGCATTGGTGGTGTCCCAGGGGCCGATTTCGTTCCTGTAG
- a CDS encoding DHH family phosphoesterase: MSSATESPAYESTITPGDLAEWVRGAGRLLVICHSRPDGDAVGSTLAIARAAKAAGVEVQLAYAGELPPWMDEILGDAAWVHLDAGDPPAPFDKCLVCDTGAWSQLEPYKPWIAGKADRVAVLDHHRSGSPDVAEARLIDSDAAAACEMAAEICTLLLGIESASDLPLDIAEPLMLGLGTDTGWFRHPSVTPHVLRLAADLVQAGAEHPRLVKMTMLSDPIQRLKLMSKALGSLSLHEELGVAVVKVSAEDITSIGASVGMTSGFADPALAVKSVRVAIVLVELPPEGDGSKKVKISMRSKVDGPDVAQLAGAFGGGGHIRAAGARSELSLDETEAKLLELIAQSRQA; the protein is encoded by the coding sequence ATGAGCAGCGCCACGGAGAGCCCCGCCTACGAGTCGACGATCACGCCCGGGGACCTGGCCGAGTGGGTCCGCGGGGCGGGCCGGCTGCTGGTCATCTGCCACTCGCGGCCCGACGGCGACGCGGTCGGCAGCACGCTAGCGATCGCGCGAGCGGCGAAGGCGGCGGGCGTCGAGGTGCAACTGGCGTACGCGGGCGAACTCCCGCCGTGGATGGATGAGATCCTGGGCGACGCTGCGTGGGTGCACCTCGACGCGGGCGACCCGCCCGCGCCGTTCGACAAGTGCCTGGTGTGCGACACCGGCGCGTGGAGCCAGCTCGAGCCGTACAAGCCCTGGATCGCGGGCAAGGCCGACCGGGTGGCGGTCCTGGACCACCACCGCAGCGGCTCGCCGGACGTGGCCGAGGCTCGATTGATCGACAGCGACGCCGCCGCGGCGTGCGAGATGGCGGCGGAGATCTGCACGCTGCTGCTGGGCATCGAGAGCGCGAGCGACCTGCCGCTGGACATCGCCGAGCCGCTGATGCTGGGGCTGGGGACGGACACCGGCTGGTTCCGCCACCCCAGCGTGACGCCGCACGTGCTGCGCTTGGCGGCGGACCTGGTGCAGGCCGGGGCCGAGCATCCCAGGCTCGTCAAGATGACGATGCTGAGCGACCCGATCCAGCGTCTGAAGCTCATGTCCAAGGCGCTCGGCTCGCTGTCGTTGCACGAGGAATTGGGCGTCGCGGTCGTGAAGGTCTCCGCCGAGGACATCACGAGCATCGGCGCGAGCGTGGGCATGACCAGTGGTTTTGCCGACCCGGCGCTGGCGGTCAAGAGCGTGCGGGTGGCGATCGTGCTGGTGGAGCTGCCGCCCGAGGGCGACGGTTCGAAGAAGGTCAAGATCAGCATGCGCAGCAAGGTGGACGGGCCCGATGTTGCCCAGTTGGCCGGCGCGTTCGGCGGCGGGGGGCACATCCGCGCCGCCGGGGCTCGCAGCGAGCTGTCGCTCGATGAGACCGAGGCGAAGCTGCTCGAGCTGATCGCCCAGAGCCGGCAGGCATGA
- a CDS encoding OmpA family protein has product MTGTSKTITRSLALLALGGLALTTLGGCVSQSRFDAAERDNRMLRDQLAQLEQQSGSYDGQLENERRLRQQAEAAAAQANEALAGAQDNLTEMERRLRQLGEQVDSVALMGLDRRTDQALRDLARKYAGRIVYDPDRGMLRFSSDLTFASGSDAVTAQGQESLSDLAEILKAPEATGYELEIIGHTDSERISPSTAQRHPTNMHLSAHRAISVRRQLVNMGLPPSQIQASGWGEHRPLVPNSTTGGTPQNRRVEIFIRQSTGGSQGSFATMPSTIDAPIDDARGTSGRGPIDK; this is encoded by the coding sequence ATGACCGGCACTTCGAAGACCATCACCCGTTCGCTCGCCCTGCTCGCCCTGGGCGGCCTCGCCTTGACCACCCTGGGCGGCTGCGTCAGCCAGAGCCGCTTCGACGCGGCCGAGCGCGACAACCGCATGCTCCGCGACCAGCTGGCCCAGCTCGAGCAGCAGAGCGGCAGCTATGACGGCCAGCTCGAGAACGAGCGCCGCCTCCGCCAGCAGGCCGAGGCCGCGGCCGCGCAGGCCAACGAGGCCCTCGCCGGCGCCCAGGACAACCTGACCGAGATGGAGCGCCGCCTCCGCCAGCTCGGCGAGCAGGTCGACAGCGTCGCCCTCATGGGCCTCGATCGCCGCACCGACCAGGCCCTGCGCGACCTCGCCCGCAAGTACGCCGGCCGCATCGTCTACGACCCGGATCGCGGCATGCTGCGATTCTCTAGCGACCTGACCTTCGCCAGCGGCAGCGATGCCGTGACCGCCCAGGGCCAAGAGAGCCTGTCTGACCTCGCCGAGATCCTCAAGGCCCCCGAGGCGACCGGTTACGAGCTCGAGATTATCGGCCACACCGATAGCGAACGCATCAGCCCGAGCACGGCCCAGCGTCACCCGACCAACATGCACCTGAGCGCTCACCGCGCCATCTCGGTGCGCCGCCAGCTCGTGAACATGGGCCTGCCCCCGAGCCAGATCCAGGCCAGTGGCTGGGGCGAGCACCGCCCGCTCGTGCCCAACAGCACGACCGGCGGCACGCCGCAGAACCGCCGCGTGGAGATCTTCATCCGCCAGAGCACCGGTGGCTCCCAGGGCAGCTTCGCGACCATGCCCAGCACGATCGATGCTCCGATCGACGACGCCCGCGGCACCAGCGGCCGCGGCCCGATCGACAAGTAA
- the ribF gene encoding riboflavin biosynthesis protein RibF: MPPASDTNGDVPNTTRSGGASVLTIGVFDGVHLGHRRLIETAREIADGQDKDARVVALAFEPSPRAVLDPDRAPARLTAFEDRADLLLDAGADEVLRLEPSTELLGLTPERFVDAVLAPLQPVAVVEGPDFRFGARRAGDVRALAELGASRGFSARVVEPVEVSLNDQTVVTASSSRVRWLLEQGRVADAGRVLGRAYELVGEVVRGDQRGRTIGFPTANVRSEQMPPGEGVYACIATLEDGRTIPCAVNVGERPTFDGTERRVEAHLIGYQRGSDEPEYGWTLRIAFVSRLRDQVRFGGIEQLTAQLSRDVQRANECLATTVPSWQEMEQNA; the protein is encoded by the coding sequence GTGCCGCCCGCCAGTGACACCAACGGCGATGTTCCGAACACGACCCGATCAGGCGGGGCGTCCGTCCTCACCATCGGCGTGTTTGACGGCGTGCACCTGGGACACCGGCGGCTGATCGAGACCGCCCGCGAGATCGCGGACGGCCAAGACAAAGACGCCAGGGTCGTCGCGCTCGCGTTCGAGCCCTCGCCGAGGGCCGTGCTGGATCCCGATCGCGCGCCCGCGCGGCTGACGGCGTTCGAGGACCGAGCCGACCTGCTGCTGGACGCCGGGGCCGACGAGGTGCTCAGATTAGAACCCTCAACGGAGTTGCTGGGGCTCACGCCCGAGCGGTTCGTGGACGCGGTGCTCGCGCCCCTGCAGCCCGTGGCGGTCGTCGAGGGGCCGGACTTCCGGTTCGGCGCGAGGCGGGCGGGTGACGTTCGCGCCCTGGCCGAACTCGGTGCGTCGCGCGGCTTCTCGGCGCGCGTGGTCGAGCCGGTCGAGGTCTCGCTGAACGACCAGACGGTCGTCACCGCCAGCAGCAGCCGCGTGCGGTGGTTGCTGGAGCAGGGCCGGGTCGCCGACGCGGGGCGCGTGCTGGGGCGCGCCTACGAGCTCGTCGGCGAGGTCGTGCGCGGCGACCAGCGCGGGCGGACGATCGGCTTCCCGACGGCGAACGTCAGGAGCGAGCAGATGCCGCCGGGCGAGGGCGTGTACGCGTGCATCGCGACGCTGGAAGACGGGCGCACGATCCCGTGCGCCGTCAACGTCGGCGAGCGCCCGACCTTCGACGGCACGGAGCGCCGCGTCGAGGCCCACCTGATCGGCTACCAGCGCGGGAGCGACGAGCCCGAGTACGGCTGGACGCTTCGGATCGCCTTCGTCTCGCGGCTGCGCGACCAGGTCCGCTTCGGGGGCATCGAACAACTCACGGCCCAATTGTCGCGCGACGTGCAGCGTGCGAACGAGTGCCTCGCGACGACCGTGCCCTCGTGGCAGGAAATGGAACAGAACGCATGA
- the ccsA gene encoding cytochrome c biogenesis protein CcsA, with protein MTRVVLGILAALIVACSAWGQLEPAGNQHPEPSTEVDAHGHDAPFGPPLNFRERVNRTPEQKAAFASALDFGPLRATAVFHDGRVKILDTLALELMRTLTGRERFEDLVLAEGAAPLDTEADRYAIADPERFDKGRFDPLFVLLDLSIDPAHYADRPLIAVDYLPLREYFLDAAFPNDPERRDLWLRMTRVSPVMVETLGQPIFERYGHLEPVRRSLGEADNALRVAAGAGAMLRVVAPESNEEQWVHIEDLPESHPARVAALELGRAWRDLDADAANVAIAELARELQAINPQTHPVSRARMELAYNRGDFFDIGMWAYGLSFVALVLAFGTGRRWLIGAGVGLLVGAVTLHAIGFTLRCLVAERFAIQNQFESMVGLSLFAAIVAVGLMLVKRQWLFGAAAAGVGFLVLIAATQTAIPGQTIGREAAILNTSVLLKYHVTTVLVSYGLITVGFLCSVFYLLVSLMSRRQSAREAAAVALHGEASVAEDTTLARTLDDLDKAQMTALQLAFWTLGVGILLGAWWADHSWGRWWAWDPKETWALITWIVYLIVIHVRLIMGQGKALLTAWLSVAGFGIMLWTYFGVNLLLAGLHAYA; from the coding sequence ATGACCCGCGTGGTCCTGGGAATCCTGGCGGCATTGATCGTGGCGTGCTCGGCGTGGGGCCAGCTCGAGCCGGCGGGCAACCAGCACCCCGAGCCGAGCACTGAGGTCGACGCCCACGGGCACGACGCGCCGTTCGGCCCGCCGCTGAACTTCCGCGAGCGCGTCAACCGCACGCCCGAGCAGAAGGCCGCGTTCGCGTCGGCGCTCGATTTTGGCCCGCTGCGGGCGACGGCGGTCTTCCATGACGGCCGCGTCAAGATCCTCGACACGCTGGCCCTCGAACTGATGCGGACGCTGACGGGCCGCGAGCGATTCGAGGACCTCGTGCTGGCCGAGGGTGCCGCGCCGCTCGATACCGAGGCGGACCGGTACGCCATCGCCGACCCCGAGCGCTTCGACAAGGGCCGGTTCGACCCGCTCTTCGTGCTGCTCGACCTCTCGATCGACCCGGCGCACTACGCCGACCGGCCGCTGATCGCCGTCGACTACCTGCCGCTGCGCGAGTACTTCCTCGACGCGGCGTTCCCGAACGACCCCGAACGGCGTGACCTGTGGCTGCGCATGACCCGCGTCAGTCCGGTCATGGTCGAGACGCTGGGCCAGCCGATCTTTGAGCGATACGGGCACCTGGAGCCGGTGCGACGGTCGCTGGGTGAGGCCGACAACGCGCTCCGCGTTGCGGCCGGAGCCGGGGCGATGCTCCGCGTGGTGGCGCCCGAGTCCAACGAAGAACAGTGGGTGCACATCGAGGACCTGCCCGAGTCGCATCCGGCCAGGGTCGCGGCGCTCGAGCTCGGCCGCGCGTGGCGGGATCTGGATGCCGATGCGGCGAACGTCGCCATCGCCGAGCTCGCGCGCGAGCTGCAGGCAATCAACCCGCAGACGCATCCGGTCAGCCGGGCGCGGATGGAGCTGGCGTACAACCGCGGAGACTTCTTCGACATCGGCATGTGGGCGTACGGCCTGAGCTTCGTTGCCTTGGTGCTGGCTTTTGGCACGGGGCGTCGCTGGCTCATCGGCGCGGGCGTGGGGCTGCTCGTGGGGGCCGTGACGCTGCACGCGATCGGGTTCACGCTGCGTTGCCTGGTGGCCGAGCGGTTCGCGATCCAGAACCAGTTCGAGTCGATGGTGGGGCTGAGCCTGTTCGCGGCGATCGTGGCGGTCGGGCTGATGCTCGTCAAGCGGCAGTGGCTGTTCGGCGCGGCAGCCGCGGGGGTTGGCTTCCTCGTGCTCATCGCGGCGACGCAGACGGCGATCCCCGGGCAGACGATCGGCCGCGAGGCGGCGATCCTCAATACGAGCGTGCTCTTGAAGTACCACGTGACCACCGTGCTGGTAAGCTACGGGCTCATCACGGTTGGCTTCCTGTGCAGCGTGTTCTATCTGCTGGTGTCGCTCATGAGCCGCCGGCAGTCGGCGCGCGAGGCGGCGGCGGTGGCGCTGCACGGCGAGGCGTCGGTCGCGGAGGACACGACGCTCGCGCGCACGCTCGACGACCTGGACAAGGCGCAGATGACGGCGCTTCAGCTGGCCTTCTGGACGCTGGGCGTGGGCATCCTGCTCGGCGCGTGGTGGGCCGACCACTCGTGGGGCCGCTGGTGGGCGTGGGACCCGAAGGAAACCTGGGCGCTCATCACGTGGATCGTCTACCTCATCGTGATCCACGTGCGGCTGATCATGGGCCAGGGCAAGGCGCTGCTCACGGCGTGGCTGAGCGTCGCGGGCTTTGGCATCATGCTGTGGACGTACTTCGGCGTGAACCTGCTGCTGGCGGGGCTGCACGCGTACGCGTGA
- a CDS encoding S26 family signal peptidase — protein sequence MPSQDARVPHARAGRWPRRLQRAGWGVAIALLLTIGVRSAVAQVYVVPTAAIEPEIPRDSRVLVYKLASRYQPGQIVAYHHAPGIVWLGRVESFDPGLRTLTISRNGTGPVVISKDVVVGRVVLGTR from the coding sequence ATGCCATCGCAAGACGCACGCGTGCCGCACGCCCGGGCCGGCCGCTGGCCCCGCCGCCTCCAACGCGCCGGCTGGGGCGTCGCCATCGCCCTGCTGCTCACCATCGGCGTCCGCAGCGCCGTCGCACAGGTCTACGTCGTGCCGACGGCCGCCATCGAGCCCGAGATCCCGCGCGACAGCCGAGTCCTGGTTTACAAGCTTGCCTCGCGCTACCAGCCCGGGCAAATCGTCGCCTACCACCACGCGCCGGGCATCGTCTGGCTCGGCCGCGTCGAGTCGTTCGACCCCGGCCTGCGCACGCTCACCATCAGCCGCAACGGCACCGGACCGGTGGTGATCAGCAAGGACGTCGTCGTCGGCCGCGTCGTGCTCGGCACGCGCTGA